One bacterium genomic window, GAACATAGGCACCAATAATACCCAGGTGATAACCATGCCCGCCCATTTCCCAAACCAGCGCCCAAATTGCTCAATCCTGTTGAAAACGGGAGGAATAAATAGTCCGGATACAAGCAAGATACCGCTGACGCCCCAAAGCACATTGGCGGTCATGGACTTTTTCAATAGAAAGAAAATCAGACCTACTGTTGCAGGCACAAAAGCCTGAATCAATACCGAACTTAAGGCTGGATTCATCGATGGTTTGTCGTCCTGATTCATAATGCGTGATACTTTACAGATTCAGACTTGCCGATGCAAGTCCCTGATAAACCCATAATTACGGCATAGATGAACATGAGTTCAGTGTCTCCAAAATTATATTCAACCAAACCATTCAACAAGAGCCCGAGCAAAAGAGATAGGGCTACGCAGGCTACACCGCGTTCTTCCGCGGTCGCCATTTTTGAGCGGCGCACCCATGTGAGATGATTCAGCAACATTTTCACCATCCACACGAGATAGAGCCCTAGTCCCAACCAGCCCATTTCCACCAACACTTGGGCCCAGTTGGCGTGAAGATGGTTTCGATTGGGTTCTACATGCCTGAAAACCTGTTTCATTTTCTCGTTGGTCAGACATCCGAAACCGAGCCCGGCAGGATTTTCCTGAATCAAGGCGGGTGCGATTTTAAACCACATTGTGAGCCGCCCCCCGCCTTCCACATTAAATTCTCGTTTCAATTGCACCATCCTGGTCTGGACGGGAGGAAGCATGAAAAATACTACAAGAAAACCGGTCATGATGAGCCAGGCGCGCCACCGGAGTTGCATTAAAACCGCAACCCCGATCAGGATCATGGCGCAGAACCAGGATCCCCGCTTAAAGTTGATGATCAAACCGGCCAACTGGGCGAGCAGTATCACCCACCCCCACCAAGGCAAGGAGCGCCG contains:
- a CDS encoding O-antigen ligase family protein codes for the protein MLSKYIGPSIEERAFAALLATVFTITFSIALGQLCAAACLLLFLLGLFKQQITWCSPAGGGLAVSFIIFAIILSAIHGEVASLWTRVGRLFWFILIPVTASLVAAPNRNGKLIAAFLAGCAVLGLKDLIVYPILAWRKPLPDFLTALIDKGSMTDGQMLMLGVVGSVLILLMAIKERRSLPWWGWVILLAQLAGLIINFKRGSWFCAMILIGVAVLMQLRWRAWLIMTGFLVVFFMLPPVQTRMVQLKREFNVEGGGRLTMWFKIAPALIQENPAGLGFGCLTNEKMKQVFRHVEPNRNHLHANWAQVLVEMGWLGLGLYLVWMVKMLLNHLTWVRRSKMATAEERGVACVALSLLLGLLLNGLVEYNFGDTELMFIYAVIMGLSGTCIGKSESVKYHAL